In Sphingomonas sp. Leaf357, a single genomic region encodes these proteins:
- the hfq gene encoding RNA chaperone Hfq, with product MPAKNKDRPMADKQTSLQDLFLNALRRSKTPVTMFLVKGVKLQGIVTWFDNFSVLLRRDGQSQLIYKHAISTIMPSGSVDVAAIVNAVGEAQKRAPLLQEIFLNAVRKSEDSVTMFLVNGVMLQGQIAAFDLFCMLLQRDGMSQLVYKHAVSTIQPAHPLNLADEQADGDDD from the coding sequence ATTCCCGCCAAGAACAAGGATCGACCGATGGCCGACAAGCAGACTTCCCTTCAGGACCTGTTTTTAAACGCGCTCCGCCGCTCGAAGACGCCGGTGACGATGTTTCTCGTCAAGGGCGTGAAATTGCAGGGAATTGTCACCTGGTTCGACAATTTCTCTGTGCTGTTGCGTCGCGACGGGCAGAGCCAGCTGATCTACAAACACGCGATTTCCACGATCATGCCGTCGGGCAGCGTCGATGTCGCCGCGATCGTCAATGCCGTCGGCGAGGCGCAGAAGCGCGCGCCGCTGTTGCAGGAAATCTTTCTCAACGCCGTGCGCAAGTCCGAAGACAGCGTAACGATGTTCCTGGTCAACGGCGTGATGCTGCAGGGGCAGATCGCCGCATTCGACCTGTTCTGCATGCTGCTCCAGCGCGACGGCATGTCGCAGCTCGTGTACAAGCATGCCGTCTCGACGATCCAGCCGGCACATCCGCTCAATCTCGCCGATGAGCAGGCGGATGGCGACGACGATTGA